Proteins encoded by one window of Papio anubis isolate 15944 chromosome 7, Panubis1.0, whole genome shotgun sequence:
- the SHF gene encoding SH2 domain-containing adapter protein F isoform X2, protein MLLSGAPPAGSRPGPRAQGSAGGGPGGSRRGAGGAGAGPGGGGSGGVAKWLREHLGFRGGGGGGGGSKPAPPEPDYRPPAPSPAAPPAPPPDILAAYRLQRERDFEDPYSGGSSGSAALATPAAPGPTPPPRHGSPPHRLIRVETPGPPAPPADERISGPPASSDRLAILEDYADPFDVQETGEGSAGASGAPEKVPENDGYMEPYEAQKMMAEIRGSKETATQPLPLYDTPYEPEEDGATPEGEGAPWPRESRLPEDDERPPEEYDQPWEWKKERISKAFAAQFEGSEKSCLSPGREEKGRLPPRLSAGNPKSAKPLSVEPSSPLGEWTDPALPLENQVWYHGAISRTDAENLLRLCKEASYLVRNSETSKNDFSLSLKSSQGFMHMKLSRTKEHKYVLGQNSPPFSSVPEIVHHYASRKLPIKGAEHMSLLYPVAIRTL, encoded by the exons ATGTTACTGAGCGGAGCTCCTCCGGCGGGCTCCCGGCCGGGGCCGCGGGCCCAGGGGAGCGCTGGGGGCGGCCCAGGGGGGTCCCGCCGGGGCGCCGGGGGTGCGGGAGCCGGCCCAGGAGGGGGCGGCAGCGGCGGAGTAGCCAAGTGGCTCCGGGAGCACCTGGGCTTCCGCGGGGGGGGCGGCGGCGGAGGGGGCAGCAAGCCGGCGCCCCCTGAGCCGGATTACCGTCCCCCTGCGCCCTCTCCGGCCGCGCCCCCCGCGCCGCCTCCGGACATCCTGGCCGCCTACAGGCTGCAGCGGGAGCGCGACTTCGAAGACCCCTACTCCGGGGGGTCGTCCGGCTCCGCCGCCCTCGCCACCCCTGCCGCCCCCGGCCCCACGCCGCCCCCGCGCCACGGCTCTCCCCCACACCGCCTTATTCGGGTCGAGACCCCGGGGCCCCCGGCGCCCCCTGCTGATGAGCGGATCTCCGGACCCCCCGCCAGCAGCGACAGG CTAGCAATCCTAGAAGACTATGCGGACCCGTTTGATGTTCAGGAGACTGGTGAAGGTTCAGCAGGAGCTTCAGGAGCCCCAGAGAAGGTCCCTGAAAATGATGGCTACATGGAGCCCTATGAGGCTCAAAAGATGATGGCCG AGATCCGGGGCTCCAAGGAGACAGCAACTCAGCCCTTGCCTCTGTATGACACACCCTATGAGCCAGAGGAGGATGGGGCCACCCCGGAAGGTGAGGGGGCCCCCTGGCCCCGGGAGTCCCGCCTGCCAGAGGATGATGAGAGGCCCCCCGAGGAGTATGACCAGCCCTGGGAGTGGAAGAAGGAGCGGATTTCCAAAGCCTTTGCAG CCCAGTTTGAAGGATCGGAGAAGAGCTGCCTATCACCTGGCCGGGAGGAGAAGGGGCGGCTACCTCCCCGACTCTCTGCAGGGAACCCCAAGTCAGCCAAGCCCCTAAGCGTGGAGCCCAGCAGCCCCCTGGGGGAGTGGACAGATCCAGCACTGCCTCTGGAAAACCAGGT CTGGTATCACGGGGCCATCAGCCGAACCGACGCCGAGAACCTGCTCCGGCTGTGCAAAGAGGCCAGCTACCTGGTACGCAACAGTGAGACCAGCAAGAATGACTTCTCCCTGTCTCTCAA gAGCAGCCAGGGATTCATGCACATGAAGCTGTCCCGGACCAAGGAACACAAATATGTGCTGGGCCAGAACAGCCCGCCCTTCAGCAGCGTCCCAGAAAttgtgcaccactatgccagcCGCAAGCTACCCATTAAGGGGGCCGAACACATGTCCCTGCTCTACCCTGTGGCCATCCGGACTCTTTAG
- the SHF gene encoding SH2 domain-containing adapter protein F isoform X6, with protein MLLSGAPPAGSRPGPRAQGSAGGGPGGSRRGAGGAGAGPGGGGSGGVAKWLREHLGFRGGGGGGGGSKPAPPEPDYRPPAPSPAAPPAPPPDILAAYRLQRERDFEDPYSGGSSGSAALATPAAPGPTPPPRHGSPPHRLIRVETPGPPAPPADERISGPPASSDRLAILEDYADPFDVQETGEGSAGASGAPEKVPENDGYMEPYEAQKMMAEIRGSKETATQPLPLYDTPYEPEEDGATPEGEGAPWPRESRLPEDDERPPEEYDQPWEWKKERISKAFAGAARDSCT; from the exons ATGTTACTGAGCGGAGCTCCTCCGGCGGGCTCCCGGCCGGGGCCGCGGGCCCAGGGGAGCGCTGGGGGCGGCCCAGGGGGGTCCCGCCGGGGCGCCGGGGGTGCGGGAGCCGGCCCAGGAGGGGGCGGCAGCGGCGGAGTAGCCAAGTGGCTCCGGGAGCACCTGGGCTTCCGCGGGGGGGGCGGCGGCGGAGGGGGCAGCAAGCCGGCGCCCCCTGAGCCGGATTACCGTCCCCCTGCGCCCTCTCCGGCCGCGCCCCCCGCGCCGCCTCCGGACATCCTGGCCGCCTACAGGCTGCAGCGGGAGCGCGACTTCGAAGACCCCTACTCCGGGGGGTCGTCCGGCTCCGCCGCCCTCGCCACCCCTGCCGCCCCCGGCCCCACGCCGCCCCCGCGCCACGGCTCTCCCCCACACCGCCTTATTCGGGTCGAGACCCCGGGGCCCCCGGCGCCCCCTGCTGATGAGCGGATCTCCGGACCCCCCGCCAGCAGCGACAGG CTAGCAATCCTAGAAGACTATGCGGACCCGTTTGATGTTCAGGAGACTGGTGAAGGTTCAGCAGGAGCTTCAGGAGCCCCAGAGAAGGTCCCTGAAAATGATGGCTACATGGAGCCCTATGAGGCTCAAAAGATGATGGCCG AGATCCGGGGCTCCAAGGAGACAGCAACTCAGCCCTTGCCTCTGTATGACACACCCTATGAGCCAGAGGAGGATGGGGCCACCCCGGAAGGTGAGGGGGCCCCCTGGCCCCGGGAGTCCCGCCTGCCAGAGGATGATGAGAGGCCCCCCGAGGAGTATGACCAGCCCTGGGAGTGGAAGAAGGAGCGGATTTCCAAAGCCTTTGCAG gAGCAGCCAGGGATTCATGCACATGA
- the SHF gene encoding SH2 domain-containing adapter protein F isoform X5 yields MLLSGAPPAGSRPGPRAQGSAGGGPGGSRRGAGGAGAGPGGGGSGGVAKWLREHLGFRGGGGGGGGSKPAPPEPDYRPPAPSPAAPPAPPPDILAAYRLQRERDFEDPYSGGSSGSAALATPAAPGPTPPPRHGSPPHRLIRVETPGPPAPPADERISGPPASSDRLAILEDYADPFDVQETGEGSAGASGAPEKVPENDGYMEPYEAQKMMAEIRGSKETATQPLPLYDTPYEPEEDGATPEGEGAPWPRESRLPEDDERPPEEYDQPWEWKKERISKAFAVDIKVIKDLPWPPPVGQLDSSPSLPDGDRDISGPASPLPEPSLEDSSAQFEGSEKSCLSPGREEKGRLPPRLSAGNPKSAKPLSVEPSSPLGEWTDPALPLENQLVSRGHQPNRRREPAPAVQRGQLPGTQQ; encoded by the exons ATGTTACTGAGCGGAGCTCCTCCGGCGGGCTCCCGGCCGGGGCCGCGGGCCCAGGGGAGCGCTGGGGGCGGCCCAGGGGGGTCCCGCCGGGGCGCCGGGGGTGCGGGAGCCGGCCCAGGAGGGGGCGGCAGCGGCGGAGTAGCCAAGTGGCTCCGGGAGCACCTGGGCTTCCGCGGGGGGGGCGGCGGCGGAGGGGGCAGCAAGCCGGCGCCCCCTGAGCCGGATTACCGTCCCCCTGCGCCCTCTCCGGCCGCGCCCCCCGCGCCGCCTCCGGACATCCTGGCCGCCTACAGGCTGCAGCGGGAGCGCGACTTCGAAGACCCCTACTCCGGGGGGTCGTCCGGCTCCGCCGCCCTCGCCACCCCTGCCGCCCCCGGCCCCACGCCGCCCCCGCGCCACGGCTCTCCCCCACACCGCCTTATTCGGGTCGAGACCCCGGGGCCCCCGGCGCCCCCTGCTGATGAGCGGATCTCCGGACCCCCCGCCAGCAGCGACAGG CTAGCAATCCTAGAAGACTATGCGGACCCGTTTGATGTTCAGGAGACTGGTGAAGGTTCAGCAGGAGCTTCAGGAGCCCCAGAGAAGGTCCCTGAAAATGATGGCTACATGGAGCCCTATGAGGCTCAAAAGATGATGGCCG AGATCCGGGGCTCCAAGGAGACAGCAACTCAGCCCTTGCCTCTGTATGACACACCCTATGAGCCAGAGGAGGATGGGGCCACCCCGGAAGGTGAGGGGGCCCCCTGGCCCCGGGAGTCCCGCCTGCCAGAGGATGATGAGAGGCCCCCCGAGGAGTATGACCAGCCCTGGGAGTGGAAGAAGGAGCGGATTTCCAAAGCCTTTGCAG TTGACATTAAGGTCATCAAagacctaccttggcctccaccTGTGGGACAGCTGGacagcagcccctccctgccTGATGGGGACAGGGACATCTCCGGTCCAGCCTCACCCCTCCCTGagcccagcctggaggacagcAGCG CCCAGTTTGAAGGATCGGAGAAGAGCTGCCTATCACCTGGCCGGGAGGAGAAGGGGCGGCTACCTCCCCGACTCTCTGCAGGGAACCCCAAGTCAGCCAAGCCCCTAAGCGTGGAGCCCAGCAGCCCCCTGGGGGAGTGGACAGATCCAGCACTGCCTCTGGAAAACCAG CTGGTATCACGGGGCCATCAGCCGAACCGACGCCGAGAACCTGCTCCGGCTGTGCAAAGAGGCCAGCTACCTGGTACGCAACAGTGA
- the SHF gene encoding SH2 domain-containing adapter protein F isoform X1, producing the protein MLLSGAPPAGSRPGPRAQGSAGGGPGGSRRGAGGAGAGPGGGGSGGVAKWLREHLGFRGGGGGGGGSKPAPPEPDYRPPAPSPAAPPAPPPDILAAYRLQRERDFEDPYSGGSSGSAALATPAAPGPTPPPRHGSPPHRLIRVETPGPPAPPADERISGPPASSDRLAILEDYADPFDVQETGEGSAGASGAPEKVPENDGYMEPYEAQKMMAEIRGSKETATQPLPLYDTPYEPEEDGATPEGEGAPWPRESRLPEDDERPPEEYDQPWEWKKERISKAFAVDIKVIKDLPWPPPVGQLDSSPSLPDGDRDISGPASPLPEPSLEDSSAQFEGSEKSCLSPGREEKGRLPPRLSAGNPKSAKPLSVEPSSPLGEWTDPALPLENQVWYHGAISRTDAENLLRLCKEASYLVRNSETSKNDFSLSLKSSQGFMHMKLSRTKEHKYVLGQNSPPFSSVPEIVHHYASRKLPIKGAEHMSLLYPVAIRTL; encoded by the exons ATGTTACTGAGCGGAGCTCCTCCGGCGGGCTCCCGGCCGGGGCCGCGGGCCCAGGGGAGCGCTGGGGGCGGCCCAGGGGGGTCCCGCCGGGGCGCCGGGGGTGCGGGAGCCGGCCCAGGAGGGGGCGGCAGCGGCGGAGTAGCCAAGTGGCTCCGGGAGCACCTGGGCTTCCGCGGGGGGGGCGGCGGCGGAGGGGGCAGCAAGCCGGCGCCCCCTGAGCCGGATTACCGTCCCCCTGCGCCCTCTCCGGCCGCGCCCCCCGCGCCGCCTCCGGACATCCTGGCCGCCTACAGGCTGCAGCGGGAGCGCGACTTCGAAGACCCCTACTCCGGGGGGTCGTCCGGCTCCGCCGCCCTCGCCACCCCTGCCGCCCCCGGCCCCACGCCGCCCCCGCGCCACGGCTCTCCCCCACACCGCCTTATTCGGGTCGAGACCCCGGGGCCCCCGGCGCCCCCTGCTGATGAGCGGATCTCCGGACCCCCCGCCAGCAGCGACAGG CTAGCAATCCTAGAAGACTATGCGGACCCGTTTGATGTTCAGGAGACTGGTGAAGGTTCAGCAGGAGCTTCAGGAGCCCCAGAGAAGGTCCCTGAAAATGATGGCTACATGGAGCCCTATGAGGCTCAAAAGATGATGGCCG AGATCCGGGGCTCCAAGGAGACAGCAACTCAGCCCTTGCCTCTGTATGACACACCCTATGAGCCAGAGGAGGATGGGGCCACCCCGGAAGGTGAGGGGGCCCCCTGGCCCCGGGAGTCCCGCCTGCCAGAGGATGATGAGAGGCCCCCCGAGGAGTATGACCAGCCCTGGGAGTGGAAGAAGGAGCGGATTTCCAAAGCCTTTGCAG TTGACATTAAGGTCATCAAagacctaccttggcctccaccTGTGGGACAGCTGGacagcagcccctccctgccTGATGGGGACAGGGACATCTCCGGTCCAGCCTCACCCCTCCCTGagcccagcctggaggacagcAGCG CCCAGTTTGAAGGATCGGAGAAGAGCTGCCTATCACCTGGCCGGGAGGAGAAGGGGCGGCTACCTCCCCGACTCTCTGCAGGGAACCCCAAGTCAGCCAAGCCCCTAAGCGTGGAGCCCAGCAGCCCCCTGGGGGAGTGGACAGATCCAGCACTGCCTCTGGAAAACCAGGT CTGGTATCACGGGGCCATCAGCCGAACCGACGCCGAGAACCTGCTCCGGCTGTGCAAAGAGGCCAGCTACCTGGTACGCAACAGTGAGACCAGCAAGAATGACTTCTCCCTGTCTCTCAA gAGCAGCCAGGGATTCATGCACATGAAGCTGTCCCGGACCAAGGAACACAAATATGTGCTGGGCCAGAACAGCCCGCCCTTCAGCAGCGTCCCAGAAAttgtgcaccactatgccagcCGCAAGCTACCCATTAAGGGGGCCGAACACATGTCCCTGCTCTACCCTGTGGCCATCCGGACTCTTTAG
- the SHF gene encoding SH2 domain-containing adapter protein F isoform X3: MLLSGAPPAGSRPGPRAQGSAGGGPGGSRRGAGGAGAGPGGGGSGGVAKWLREHLGFRGGGGGGGGSKPAPPEPDYRPPAPSPAAPPAPPPDILAAYRLQRERDFEDPYSGGSSGSAALATPAAPGPTPPPRHGSPPHRLIRVETPGPPAPPADERISGPPASSDRLAILEDYADPFDVQETGEGSAGASGAPEKVPENDGYMEPYEAQKMMAEIRGSKETATQPLPLYDTPYEPEEDGATPEGEGAPWPRESRLPEDDERPPEEYDQPWEWKKERISKAFAVDIKVIKDLPWPPPVGQLDSSPSLPDGDRDISGPASPLPEPSLEDSSAQFEGSEKSCLSPGREEKGRLPPRLSAGNPKSAKPLSVEPSSPLGEWTDPALPLENQVWYHGAISRTDAENLLRLCKEASYLVRNSETSKNDFSLSLNCHTLGVFEL; encoded by the exons ATGTTACTGAGCGGAGCTCCTCCGGCGGGCTCCCGGCCGGGGCCGCGGGCCCAGGGGAGCGCTGGGGGCGGCCCAGGGGGGTCCCGCCGGGGCGCCGGGGGTGCGGGAGCCGGCCCAGGAGGGGGCGGCAGCGGCGGAGTAGCCAAGTGGCTCCGGGAGCACCTGGGCTTCCGCGGGGGGGGCGGCGGCGGAGGGGGCAGCAAGCCGGCGCCCCCTGAGCCGGATTACCGTCCCCCTGCGCCCTCTCCGGCCGCGCCCCCCGCGCCGCCTCCGGACATCCTGGCCGCCTACAGGCTGCAGCGGGAGCGCGACTTCGAAGACCCCTACTCCGGGGGGTCGTCCGGCTCCGCCGCCCTCGCCACCCCTGCCGCCCCCGGCCCCACGCCGCCCCCGCGCCACGGCTCTCCCCCACACCGCCTTATTCGGGTCGAGACCCCGGGGCCCCCGGCGCCCCCTGCTGATGAGCGGATCTCCGGACCCCCCGCCAGCAGCGACAGG CTAGCAATCCTAGAAGACTATGCGGACCCGTTTGATGTTCAGGAGACTGGTGAAGGTTCAGCAGGAGCTTCAGGAGCCCCAGAGAAGGTCCCTGAAAATGATGGCTACATGGAGCCCTATGAGGCTCAAAAGATGATGGCCG AGATCCGGGGCTCCAAGGAGACAGCAACTCAGCCCTTGCCTCTGTATGACACACCCTATGAGCCAGAGGAGGATGGGGCCACCCCGGAAGGTGAGGGGGCCCCCTGGCCCCGGGAGTCCCGCCTGCCAGAGGATGATGAGAGGCCCCCCGAGGAGTATGACCAGCCCTGGGAGTGGAAGAAGGAGCGGATTTCCAAAGCCTTTGCAG TTGACATTAAGGTCATCAAagacctaccttggcctccaccTGTGGGACAGCTGGacagcagcccctccctgccTGATGGGGACAGGGACATCTCCGGTCCAGCCTCACCCCTCCCTGagcccagcctggaggacagcAGCG CCCAGTTTGAAGGATCGGAGAAGAGCTGCCTATCACCTGGCCGGGAGGAGAAGGGGCGGCTACCTCCCCGACTCTCTGCAGGGAACCCCAAGTCAGCCAAGCCCCTAAGCGTGGAGCCCAGCAGCCCCCTGGGGGAGTGGACAGATCCAGCACTGCCTCTGGAAAACCAGGT CTGGTATCACGGGGCCATCAGCCGAACCGACGCCGAGAACCTGCTCCGGCTGTGCAAAGAGGCCAGCTACCTGGTACGCAACAGTGAGACCAGCAAGAATGACTTCTCCCTGTCTCTCAA CTGTCATACTCTAGGAGTCTTTgaattataa
- the SHF gene encoding SH2 domain-containing adapter protein F isoform X4 — MLLSGAPPAGSRPGPRAQGSAGGGPGGSRRGAGGAGAGPGGGGSGGVAKWLREHLGFRGGGGGGGGSKPAPPEPDYRPPAPSPAAPPAPPPDILAAYRLQRERDFEDPYSGGSSGSAALATPAAPGPTPPPRHGSPPHRLIRVETPGPPAPPADERISGPPASSDRLAILEDYADPFDVQETGEGSAGASGAPEKVPENDGYMEPYEAQKMMAEIRGSKETATQPLPLYDTPYEPEEDGATPEGEGAPWPRESRLPEDDERPPEEYDQPWEWKKERISKAFAVDIKVIKDLPWPPPVGQLDSSPSLPDGDRDISGPASPLPEPSLEDSSAQFEGSEKSCLSPGREEKGRLPPRLSAGNPKSAKPLSVEPSSPLGEWTDPALPLENQVWYHGAISRTDAENLLRLCKEASYLVRNSETSKNDFSLSLK; from the exons ATGTTACTGAGCGGAGCTCCTCCGGCGGGCTCCCGGCCGGGGCCGCGGGCCCAGGGGAGCGCTGGGGGCGGCCCAGGGGGGTCCCGCCGGGGCGCCGGGGGTGCGGGAGCCGGCCCAGGAGGGGGCGGCAGCGGCGGAGTAGCCAAGTGGCTCCGGGAGCACCTGGGCTTCCGCGGGGGGGGCGGCGGCGGAGGGGGCAGCAAGCCGGCGCCCCCTGAGCCGGATTACCGTCCCCCTGCGCCCTCTCCGGCCGCGCCCCCCGCGCCGCCTCCGGACATCCTGGCCGCCTACAGGCTGCAGCGGGAGCGCGACTTCGAAGACCCCTACTCCGGGGGGTCGTCCGGCTCCGCCGCCCTCGCCACCCCTGCCGCCCCCGGCCCCACGCCGCCCCCGCGCCACGGCTCTCCCCCACACCGCCTTATTCGGGTCGAGACCCCGGGGCCCCCGGCGCCCCCTGCTGATGAGCGGATCTCCGGACCCCCCGCCAGCAGCGACAGG CTAGCAATCCTAGAAGACTATGCGGACCCGTTTGATGTTCAGGAGACTGGTGAAGGTTCAGCAGGAGCTTCAGGAGCCCCAGAGAAGGTCCCTGAAAATGATGGCTACATGGAGCCCTATGAGGCTCAAAAGATGATGGCCG AGATCCGGGGCTCCAAGGAGACAGCAACTCAGCCCTTGCCTCTGTATGACACACCCTATGAGCCAGAGGAGGATGGGGCCACCCCGGAAGGTGAGGGGGCCCCCTGGCCCCGGGAGTCCCGCCTGCCAGAGGATGATGAGAGGCCCCCCGAGGAGTATGACCAGCCCTGGGAGTGGAAGAAGGAGCGGATTTCCAAAGCCTTTGCAG TTGACATTAAGGTCATCAAagacctaccttggcctccaccTGTGGGACAGCTGGacagcagcccctccctgccTGATGGGGACAGGGACATCTCCGGTCCAGCCTCACCCCTCCCTGagcccagcctggaggacagcAGCG CCCAGTTTGAAGGATCGGAGAAGAGCTGCCTATCACCTGGCCGGGAGGAGAAGGGGCGGCTACCTCCCCGACTCTCTGCAGGGAACCCCAAGTCAGCCAAGCCCCTAAGCGTGGAGCCCAGCAGCCCCCTGGGGGAGTGGACAGATCCAGCACTGCCTCTGGAAAACCAGGT CTGGTATCACGGGGCCATCAGCCGAACCGACGCCGAGAACCTGCTCCGGCTGTGCAAAGAGGCCAGCTACCTGGTACGCAACAGTGAGACCAGCAAGAATGACTTCTCCCTGTCTCTCAAGTGA